A single window of Candidatus Aminicenantes bacterium DNA harbors:
- a CDS encoding M20/M25/M40 family metallo-hydrolase: MDPIGLLKDLVGIPSTTGSEGALADHLAGLFDQLPFRVLRQPVEPGRDNLFITAGEDDPKVVLCTHMDTVPGAAAATEDEKSIYGRGACDAKGSLAAMAAAAFGLADRGVSGFGLLFVVGEETDSIGARTANGLGLGSGALIVGEPTGNKLGLGHKGALFVELHVAGRRAHSALPHLGASAIEALLDILNSLRAADFGRDPVLGPTLLNIGRIEGGVAPNVIADEATSVLGLRPAVSCSETLARLAEAVAGRARIEIITASEPQKLWTLPGFETDLFPFGTDCPHLTAFGRPFLVGPGDARWAHAEDERIAKSEILAAVPIYESLVTRLLEGEEPTAPRLGRL; this comes from the coding sequence ATGGACCCCATCGGGCTTTTGAAGGATCTCGTCGGGATCCCTTCGACCACCGGATCGGAAGGGGCGCTGGCCGATCATCTGGCCGGATTGTTCGACCAGCTTCCGTTCCGGGTCTTGCGCCAGCCCGTCGAACCCGGGCGCGACAACCTTTTTATCACCGCCGGCGAAGACGATCCCAAGGTCGTGCTGTGTACGCATATGGATACGGTTCCCGGAGCTGCAGCGGCAACGGAAGACGAGAAATCGATCTACGGACGCGGTGCCTGCGATGCCAAAGGCAGCCTGGCCGCCATGGCGGCGGCGGCCTTCGGCTTAGCGGACAGGGGCGTTTCCGGATTCGGGCTTCTTTTCGTCGTCGGGGAAGAGACCGACAGCATCGGCGCCCGGACCGCCAACGGGCTTGGCTTGGGATCCGGCGCTCTCATCGTGGGGGAGCCGACCGGCAACAAGCTCGGGTTGGGCCATAAGGGAGCGCTGTTCGTCGAGCTCCATGTCGCCGGGCGGCGGGCCCATTCCGCACTGCCCCATTTGGGAGCATCGGCCATCGAAGCCCTGCTCGACATCCTGAACAGCCTGCGGGCCGCCGATTTCGGGCGAGATCCCGTTCTCGGCCCGACGCTTCTCAACATCGGCCGCATCGAAGGCGGCGTAGCCCCCAACGTCATCGCCGACGAAGCGACCTCGGTCCTCGGCCTCCGCCCCGCCGTGTCTTGCTCCGAGACTCTGGCCCGCTTGGCCGAGGCCGTCGCCGGCCGGGCCCGGATCGAGATCATTACGGCCTCGGAGCCCCAGAAGCTCTGGACTCTGCCGGGCTTCGAAACGGACCTTTTCCCTTTCGGAACCGATTGCCCTCATTTGACCGCTTTCGGCCGGCCCTTCCTTGTCGGACCCGGCGACGCCCGTTGGGCCCATGCCGAGGACGAACGAATCGCCAAGTCGGAGATACTGGCTGCGGTGCCTATTTACGAGAGCCTGGTGACGCGCCTCCTGGAGGGCGAGGAGCCGACGGCGCCGAGACTCGGCCGACTGTGA
- the dapD gene encoding 2,3,4,5-tetrahydropyridine-2,6-dicarboxylate N-acetyltransferase: MDYKQIADLIAKSRKTTPVVVYIDGSFEHTDFAGLDFKAFGQGKLWVLIGDYADIEAWMKAKRGRIRNFHADIRARYSALPMLDLRRVDARVEPGAIIRDGARIGKDCVIMMGAVINIGAVVGSRTMIDMNAVLGARALIGRNCHIGAGAVIAGVLEPPSRKPVVIRDNVLVGANAVVLEGVTVGRGSVVAAGAVVTRDVPPGVVVAGVPAQIVKKTADVEKDKIALLPKLRGRKGR, from the coding sequence ATGGATTACAAGCAGATCGCGGACCTCATCGCCAAGAGCCGGAAGACGACCCCCGTCGTCGTCTACATCGACGGTTCCTTCGAACATACGGATTTCGCGGGCCTGGATTTCAAGGCTTTCGGCCAGGGCAAGCTCTGGGTTCTGATCGGCGACTATGCCGACATCGAAGCTTGGATGAAGGCCAAGCGGGGCCGGATCCGTAACTTTCACGCCGACATCCGGGCCCGTTACTCGGCCCTGCCGATGCTCGATCTGCGCCGCGTCGACGCCCGGGTCGAGCCGGGCGCAATCATCCGGGACGGCGCCCGGATCGGCAAGGACTGCGTCATCATGATGGGCGCGGTCATCAATATCGGCGCCGTCGTCGGCAGCCGGACCATGATCGACATGAACGCCGTCCTCGGGGCCCGGGCCCTGATCGGCCGCAATTGCCATATCGGAGCCGGGGCGGTCATCGCCGGAGTCCTGGAGCCGCCCAGCCGCAAGCCGGTCGTCATCCGGGACAACGTCCTGGTCGGGGCCAATGCCGTCGTGCTGGAGGGGGTGACGGTCGGGCGGGGGAGCGTCGTCGCAGCGGGCGCCGTCGTGACCCGCGATGTCCCGCCGGGCGTCGTGGTCGCGGGCGTTCCGGCGCAGATCGTCAAAAAAACAGCAGATGTCGAGAAAGACAAAATCGCCCTCCTGCCGAAGCTCCGCGGCCGGAAGGGCCGCTAG
- the dapA gene encoding 4-hydroxy-tetrahydrodipicolinate synthase: protein MLTGAYTLLMTPFDKDLRLDEAGLRTLVRMQVEAGIHGLAPLGVTGESPALDDREFRRVVEICVEEAGGKCKVAPDTCACNIDVVIARARMFGELGCDYAVVFAPYLVKPTQAGLVDFYRRVADASPIPVILHNVPERAAVAIEPKSYAKLIGSGNIIGTKDGVKDLDHLARLLHMARGSDFAVLTGKDATAFPLMAFGGQGVFSVAGNILPGVMRTIVELSLAGNLAAAREIHEKHYELFEALRLETNPMAVKEALTMLGLPGGPLRPPLTRLGEANRETLKRLLKETGVL from the coding sequence ATGCTGACCGGTGCCTATACGCTGCTGATGACGCCTTTCGACAAGGACCTCCGCTTGGATGAAGCCGGCTTGCGGACTCTCGTCCGGATGCAGGTCGAGGCCGGCATCCACGGCCTGGCGCCGCTGGGCGTTACGGGCGAAAGCCCGGCTCTGGACGACCGCGAATTCCGCCGCGTGGTGGAGATCTGCGTCGAGGAAGCCGGCGGCAAGTGCAAGGTGGCCCCGGATACTTGCGCCTGCAACATCGACGTCGTCATCGCCCGGGCCCGGATGTTCGGCGAGCTGGGCTGCGACTACGCGGTCGTCTTCGCCCCCTATCTGGTCAAGCCGACCCAGGCCGGGCTTGTCGATTTCTATCGCCGGGTCGCCGACGCCTCGCCCATCCCGGTCATTCTCCACAACGTCCCCGAGCGCGCGGCCGTGGCCATCGAGCCCAAGTCTTACGCCAAGCTGATCGGCTCGGGCAATATCATCGGAACCAAGGACGGCGTCAAAGACCTCGACCATCTGGCCAGACTCCTGCATATGGCCCGCGGCAGCGATTTCGCCGTGCTTACGGGCAAGGACGCCACCGCCTTCCCGCTGATGGCCTTCGGCGGCCAGGGCGTGTTCAGCGTGGCCGGGAACATCCTGCCGGGCGTCATGCGGACGATCGTCGAGCTGTCCCTGGCCGGTAATCTCGCGGCGGCCCGCGAAATCCACGAGAAGCACTACGAGCTGTTCGAGGCCCTGCGGCTGGAAACCAATCCGATGGCCGTCAAGGAAGCGCTGACCATGCTGGGACTTCCGGGCGGCCCCCTGCGGCCCCCGCTCACCCGGCTGGGCGAAGCCAACCGCGAAACCCTGAAGCGCCTGCTCAAGGAAACCGGGGTCCTCTAA